One window from the genome of Candidatus Nealsonbacteria bacterium encodes:
- a CDS encoding PAS domain S-box protein codes for MTKKQQLLLKYSLLFIVFGLFLVTCFSFLHSFILVFGMALVVISTFLFGFFGGFLSIAIVGATVFFTTNKIASIILIEIFFGSLIYILAVFLTQRMRMIIRGLKESEEKYRNLVERANDGIVINQDGIIKYANPRIQRIIGYKAIEVIGTKLSDYMADKSALPIIDRYKIRMTGKSVPSIYETLLKHKIGGRINVELNAGTIEYEGKGADLIIIRDITQRKQVEDIFHQREQEFRILVERSPDIISRFDRELRYIYINPAVEKELGFPARSFFWKGIGEVGLSEENVGIWKESLESVFSSGKEKTIYMEQSALYGRKYYNIRLIPELNKKGEVRTVLAVSRDITPAKEIDKIKSEFISVSSHQLRTPLSVIRWCSIMLLEGGVGEMNEEQNKYVSRIYESSKKIIKMINAFFNVTTLDLGILSISPQRMDFLKSVESILEEASEEMKDKGVTIDKKYPANMPEIKADKKLISVILRGLMSNAIKYNDPGGKIWIEVGIKDQALHFKIADNGYGIPGEDQNKIFSKFFRASNIKNKEIYGAGLDLYIIKSIINNCDGEIWFESPNPQIEDEKKGSVFYFTIPLAEMKEVEGKNELIV; via the coding sequence ATGACAAAAAAACAGCAACTACTTTTAAAATATTCCCTTCTCTTTATCGTCTTTGGCCTTTTTTTAGTGACTTGTTTTAGCTTTTTGCATTCCTTTATTTTAGTTTTCGGTATGGCCCTGGTTGTTATATCAACCTTTCTTTTTGGTTTTTTTGGAGGCTTCTTATCTATAGCTATAGTAGGGGCTACAGTTTTTTTTACTACTAATAAAATTGCATCAATAATACTAATAGAGATATTTTTTGGCTCTTTGATATATATTTTAGCGGTATTTTTGACCCAGCGTATGAGAATGATAATTAGGGGACTTAAAGAGAGCGAGGAAAAGTATCGTAATCTTGTAGAAAGGGCCAATGATGGAATAGTGATTAATCAGGACGGTATTATAAAGTATGCTAATCCTAGAATTCAAAGGATTATTGGCTATAAAGCTATTGAAGTAATTGGAACAAAGCTTAGTGATTATATGGCCGATAAGAGTGCATTACCTATTATCGATCGATATAAAATAAGGATGACGGGAAAAAGTGTCCCTTCAATTTATGAGACTCTTTTAAAACATAAGATTGGTGGAAGAATAAATGTTGAATTAAATGCAGGAACAATCGAGTATGAAGGCAAGGGAGCAGATTTAATTATTATAAGAGATATAACTCAAAGAAAACAGGTTGAAGATATATTTCATCAAAGAGAGCAAGAATTTAGAATATTAGTAGAACGATCTCCAGACATAATTTCTCGTTTCGATAGGGAACTTCGCTATATTTATATTAATCCCGCAGTAGAAAAAGAATTAGGCTTTCCAGCTAGAAGTTTTTTTTGGAAAGGAATTGGCGAAGTTGGTTTAAGTGAAGAAAATGTTGGAATATGGAAGGAATCTTTGGAATCAGTTTTTAGCAGTGGAAAGGAAAAGACAATTTATATGGAACAGTCAGCTTTGTATGGAAGAAAGTATTATAATATTCGCTTAATACCAGAGCTAAACAAGAAGGGGGAGGTTAGAACTGTTCTCGCTGTAAGTCGTGACATAACTCCAGCCAAGGAGATTGATAAGATAAAATCTGAGTTTATCTCTGTCTCTTCCCATCAATTACGAACGCCTTTATCAGTAATTAGATGGTGCTCAATTATGCTTCTTGAGGGGGGTGTTGGTGAAATGAATGAGGAGCAAAACAAGTACGTATCTAGGATATACGAATCAAGTAAGAAAATAATTAAAATGATTAATGCATTCTTTAATGTTACAACCTTGGACTTAGGAATCTTAAGTATATCTCCTCAAAGGATGGATTTCTTAAAATCGGTAGAATCAATCTTGGAAGAAGCTAGTGAGGAGATGAAAGATAAAGGAGTCACTATAGATAAAAAATATCCAGCTAATATGCCAGAGATTAAGGCGGATAAAAAGCTTATTAGTGTTATCTTGAGAGGGCTAATGTCAAATGCTATAAAATATAATGACCCAGGTGGTAAAATTTGGATAGAAGTTGGTATTAAAGATCAAGCTCTTCATTTTAAAATTGCTGATAATGGGTACGGAATACCAGGAGAAGATCAAAATAAGATATTTTCTAAATTCTTTAGAGCCAGCAATATAAAGAACAAAGAAATATATGGAGCAGGATTAGATCTTTATATTATTAAGTCAATAATCAATAATTGTGATGGTGAGATTTGGTTTGAATCTCCTAACCCTCAAATAGAGGATGAGAAAAAAGGCTCAGTCTTTTATTTCACCATACCCCTGGCAGAGATGAAGGAAGTTGAAGGTAAAAATGAATTAATAGTTTAA
- a CDS encoding PD-(D/E)XK nuclease family protein, producing the protein MSKYYNPQRSNIYIPGSQKPFRLSRSKIDLFLNCPRCFYLDRRLGVSQPPGYPFSLNSAVDILLKKEFDIHRTNNTAHPLMKTYGIDAVPFWHEKMEVWRDALRAGITYLHKPTNLMITGGVDDVWVDPEGKLIIVDYKATSKTGEVGIDADWQIAYKRQMEIYQWLFIKNDFKVSETGYFVYCNGETDREAFDGKLEFDIKIIPYTGDISWIEQTIFSLYECLNSDEIPSSGEDCDFCKYREAVKNFE; encoded by the coding sequence ATGTCTAAATATTATAATCCACAAAGATCCAATATATATATTCCTGGATCCCAAAAACCCTTTAGATTAAGTCGAAGCAAAATCGATCTTTTTTTGAACTGCCCAAGGTGCTTTTATTTAGATCGAAGACTAGGAGTTAGTCAGCCTCCAGGGTATCCATTTTCGTTAAATTCAGCAGTAGATATTCTTTTAAAGAAAGAGTTTGATATTCATAGAACTAACAATACAGCGCACCCCCTAATGAAGACCTATGGAATAGATGCGGTTCCTTTTTGGCATGAAAAAATGGAGGTATGGAGAGATGCCCTAAGAGCTGGAATAACATATTTACATAAGCCAACCAACTTAATGATTACTGGAGGAGTTGATGATGTTTGGGTTGATCCCGAAGGTAAATTGATTATTGTTGATTACAAGGCCACCTCAAAGACTGGAGAAGTCGGAATAGATGCTGATTGGCAAATAGCCTATAAAAGACAAATGGAGATATACCAATGGCTTTTTATTAAGAATGATTTTAAAGTTTCTGAAACTGGATACTTTGTTTATTGCAATGGTGAAACGGACAGGGAAGCCTTTGATGGCAAGTTGGAGTTTGATATTAAGATCATTCCTTATACAGGCGACATATCTTGGATTGAGCAAACTATTTTTTCTCTTTACGAATGTCTTAATTCAGATGAAATCCCCTCATCAGGAGAGGATTGTGATTTTTGTAAATACCGAGAAGCAGTGAAAAACTTTGAATAA
- the rnr gene encoding ribonuclease R produces MKKEIDSGTIIEGVITITSLGSGYVATDFLEEDIFIPFQFLNTALNGDRVEIVLSPAVTGERQKGEVIAITKRKKEKFVGTIERKKKEKFSFLIADDPKMYVDIFIPNTPKGVKDNIKCLVRIIEWKDSKKNPVGEIIKIIGEKGDNDVEMESIVIEKGFEISFSEEVDKEAAEIKRMHPTEMERGFRKRRDTRDALTITIDPVDAKDFDDAISYKKLSDDLYEVGIHIADVSHWVKEKSPIDEEARKRGFSIYLPDRTIPMLPEVLSNDVCSLNPNEDKLTFSVIVKITPEGEIKDTWIGKTVINSDKRFNYEEAQESIDQRKGDYFNELIELLQLTQKLHKKRTESGSLEIGQEEIKIEFDSLGLPSKIYTKKGIPTQNLIEELMVLANNQVANVLSDRAKGRVCIYRIHDKPDKDALDNLFLFLRKLGHNLKIQGTSATSKDLNDLLADIKDTDEEFLAKSVLVRSLPKAIYSIDNKGHFALAIKNYAHFTSPIRRYADLLVHRSLMKKLEGKPSTKSETIFYKETAESLSQIEIEISSAERESVAFKQAQYMLQRIGESRKGIISGVTDWGVYIQDIETRSEGMVRLKEMKNDFYVFDKENFAIIGSRTKKKYALGDKVNFKVKGGDVEQKRLDYVFAK; encoded by the coding sequence ATGAAAAAAGAAATAGACAGTGGAACAATTATAGAAGGAGTCATAACTATAACATCACTTGGATCCGGTTATGTTGCTACGGATTTTTTAGAAGAAGATATTTTTATACCTTTTCAATTTTTAAATACTGCATTAAATGGCGATCGAGTGGAGATTGTTTTATCACCTGCAGTTACCGGTGAAAGACAAAAGGGTGAAGTAATAGCTATCACAAAGAGGAAGAAGGAAAAGTTTGTGGGAACAATTGAAAGAAAGAAAAAAGAGAAATTCTCTTTCCTTATCGCCGATGACCCGAAGATGTATGTAGATATTTTTATACCTAATACTCCAAAGGGAGTTAAAGATAATATAAAATGTTTAGTTAGAATTATAGAATGGAAAGACTCAAAGAAAAATCCAGTCGGTGAAATTATTAAGATAATTGGAGAAAAGGGAGATAATGATGTTGAGATGGAGTCGATTGTAATAGAAAAAGGTTTTGAAATATCTTTTTCTGAAGAAGTTGACAAAGAAGCAGCTGAAATTAAAAGAATGCATCCTACCGAAATGGAAAGAGGGTTTCGAAAAAGAAGGGATACTCGAGACGCGTTGACTATTACCATTGACCCAGTTGATGCAAAAGACTTCGACGACGCTATATCGTACAAAAAACTATCAGATGATCTTTATGAAGTTGGAATACATATTGCTGACGTTTCTCATTGGGTAAAAGAAAAAAGCCCCATTGACGAAGAAGCAAGAAAGCGTGGATTTTCTATTTATCTTCCTGATCGAACCATACCTATGCTTCCCGAGGTTCTTTCCAATGATGTTTGTAGCTTGAATCCAAATGAAGACAAACTAACTTTTTCAGTAATAGTTAAAATAACTCCTGAAGGCGAAATAAAAGATACTTGGATTGGTAAAACCGTCATAAATTCAGATAAAAGATTCAATTATGAAGAGGCTCAAGAATCAATAGATCAAAGAAAAGGAGATTATTTCAATGAATTGATTGAGTTACTTCAGTTGACTCAAAAGCTTCATAAGAAAAGAACGGAGAGTGGTTCGCTAGAAATTGGTCAAGAAGAAATAAAGATAGAGTTTGATAGTTTGGGACTACCATCAAAAATTTATACAAAGAAGGGAATTCCAACTCAAAATTTGATTGAGGAATTAATGGTTCTTGCTAATAATCAAGTGGCCAACGTGTTAAGTGATAGGGCGAAGGGGCGCGTCTGTATTTACAGAATACATGATAAGCCTGACAAGGACGCACTAGATAATCTCTTTTTGTTTCTGCGAAAGCTTGGACATAACCTAAAAATTCAAGGAACAAGCGCTACTTCAAAGGATCTTAATGATTTATTAGCCGATATTAAAGATACAGATGAAGAATTTTTAGCAAAATCAGTTCTTGTTAGATCATTGCCGAAGGCAATATACTCTATTGATAACAAGGGACATTTTGCTTTAGCTATCAAGAATTACGCGCATTTTACTTCTCCCATAAGACGGTATGCAGACCTTCTTGTGCATAGGTCATTGATGAAGAAGTTAGAGGGTAAGCCCTCCACTAAGAGTGAGACAATTTTTTACAAAGAAACAGCCGAATCACTTTCTCAGATAGAGATAGAAATATCATCTGCCGAGCGAGAATCGGTTGCTTTCAAACAAGCTCAGTATATGTTGCAACGAATTGGAGAGTCCAGAAAGGGTATAATCTCCGGGGTTACTGATTGGGGAGTATATATTCAAGATATTGAGACTAGATCTGAGGGGATGGTTAGGTTAAAAGAGATGAAAAATGATTTTTATGTCTTTGATAAAGAGAACTTTGCTATTATTGGGTCAAGAACGAAAAAGAAATATGCACTAGGAGATAAGGTTAACTTCAAAGTTAAGGGAGGAGATGTAGAGCAGAAAAGGTTAGATTATGTTTTTGCTAAATAA